One window from the genome of Bacteroidales bacterium encodes:
- a CDS encoding glycosyltransferase family 2 protein — protein sequence MKIAIVILNWNGKKFLEMFLPKVVETSRNIAGVYVADNGSTDDSLAFLENNFPSVKIIRHAMNLGFAAGYNRALNQIDADYYVLLNSDIEVTQHWIEPVIELMESDAQIAACQPKIRSYNNRHLFEYAGAAGGFIDRFGYPFCRGRIFQSIEEDHGQYDEVSEIFWASGACLFIRATCFNQAGCLDDDFFAHMEEIDLCWRLKHLGYKIMYCGNSTVYHIGGGSLDKSSPRKTYLNIRNNSTLLYKNLPKEQLIPVFLARFFLDMMASVKFLVDGGFRHFIAVSRAHFGFYFSYKKNRIKRNKIRHKHVSQIYNGNIALDHFLKGKRKFSQLDKNRFLTGESH from the coding sequence ATGAAAATTGCCATTGTCATACTGAACTGGAACGGAAAAAAATTCCTCGAAATGTTTTTACCAAAAGTGGTTGAAACAAGCAGGAATATTGCCGGGGTTTATGTTGCCGACAATGGCTCCACAGATGACTCGCTGGCTTTTTTGGAAAATAACTTCCCGTCTGTAAAAATTATCAGGCATGCGATGAACCTTGGATTTGCCGCAGGTTACAACCGTGCACTCAATCAAATTGACGCTGATTATTATGTGTTGTTGAATTCTGACATCGAGGTCACACAACATTGGATTGAACCTGTCATCGAGTTAATGGAAAGCGATGCGCAGATTGCCGCCTGCCAGCCTAAGATTCGTTCGTATAACAATCGACATCTGTTTGAATATGCCGGTGCTGCCGGCGGATTTATCGATCGGTTTGGATATCCGTTTTGCAGGGGAAGAATTTTTCAATCCATCGAAGAAGATCATGGCCAGTACGATGAAGTTTCCGAAATATTTTGGGCCAGCGGAGCTTGTCTTTTTATCAGAGCAACCTGCTTTAATCAAGCCGGTTGCCTGGATGATGATTTTTTTGCCCACATGGAAGAAATTGACCTCTGTTGGAGACTTAAACACCTGGGCTACAAAATCATGTATTGTGGAAATTCAACAGTTTATCACATCGGAGGCGGCTCACTCGATAAGTCATCACCCCGGAAAACCTATTTGAATATTCGCAATAACAGCACGCTGCTTTATAAAAATCTCCCGAAGGAGCAGCTCATTCCTGTATTTCTTGCCAGGTTTTTTCTCGACATGATGGCCTCCGTTAAATTTTTAGTTGATGGAGGATTCCGGCATTTTATCGCAGTTTCAAGGGCACACTTCGGTTTTTATTTTTCCTATAAAAAAAACAGGATAAAACGTAACAAAATAAGGCACAAGCATGTATCACAAATTTACAATGGGAATATTGCCCTGGATCACTTCCTTAAGGGAAAGAGGAAGTTCAGCCAGCTTGATAAAAACAGGTTTTTAACCGGTGAAAGTCATTAA
- a CDS encoding GWxTD domain-containing protein, with the protein MKKLFAIFLALILATPLLADIPRFVQAQLFYSKFYSPEVGPYIETYLSVVGSSIEWVKDNDGKFQGKIEVTMIFKDQDKIVTFDKYELLSPKIADTADRYFNFLDQQRFALPNGVYDFEIKIQDMNTSSPPFSAIQSIDLNFTADEISISGIQLIESFNKTSEPNILSKSGYDLVPYVYNFIPQDVNILSFYSEVYNSDKIIGQDEKFLLSYFIESYETKRRMEKFVSFKRENTNPVIVLFANYNIAELPSGNYNLVVEVRNKDNALLTSNKLFFQRSNPNLKVDYTHFAGLTVENSFVAQITSRDTLMEYINYLYPISTDMESKFVKHQIKESNADLAMMQRFFLNFWLERDELNPENAWTHYLGAVQLVNEQFGAPGTKGKKGYQTDMGYVFLKYGPPNTITDRPFDASTSGMTINSGGSEGNDAGSVPYQIWHYYALNNLRDRKFVFANTNLALFDYKLIHSNMPGEIQNENWQAELHYRFKFDSTMPETDKYKGKSGDYYNNPR; encoded by the coding sequence ATGAAAAAATTATTCGCCATCTTTCTTGCCCTGATTTTAGCAACACCCCTTCTTGCTGACATCCCCAGGTTTGTTCAGGCCCAACTCTTTTATTCCAAGTTTTACTCTCCGGAAGTTGGCCCATACATCGAAACTTATCTTTCGGTGGTAGGAAGCAGCATTGAATGGGTAAAGGATAATGATGGAAAATTCCAGGGAAAAATTGAGGTAACGATGATTTTTAAGGATCAGGACAAAATCGTTACGTTTGACAAATATGAGCTGTTAAGCCCAAAGATCGCTGACACAGCAGATCGCTATTTCAATTTTTTAGACCAGCAGCGATTTGCTTTGCCAAATGGAGTTTATGATTTTGAGATCAAAATTCAGGATATGAATACCAGTTCACCGCCTTTCAGCGCCATTCAGTCCATTGATCTTAATTTTACAGCAGACGAAATTTCGATTTCCGGCATTCAACTCATCGAATCATTTAATAAAACAAGTGAGCCAAACATTCTGTCCAAAAGCGGTTATGACCTGGTGCCATATGTTTACAACTTCATTCCACAGGATGTTAACATACTCAGTTTTTACTCAGAAGTTTACAATAGTGATAAAATAATTGGTCAAGACGAGAAATTCCTGCTAAGTTATTTTATCGAGTCATATGAGACAAAGCGCCGGATGGAAAAGTTTGTGAGCTTTAAGCGCGAAAATACCAATCCGGTCATCGTGCTTTTTGCCAACTACAACATTGCTGAGTTGCCATCCGGCAATTATAATCTGGTGGTTGAGGTGCGTAACAAAGACAATGCGCTACTTACGAGCAATAAACTTTTTTTCCAGCGGAGTAATCCGAACCTGAAAGTGGATTATACTCATTTCGCGGGGCTTACTGTCGAAAACTCATTTGTCGCCCAAATTACAAGCCGGGATACGCTGATGGAGTATATCAATTACCTCTACCCGATTTCGACAGATATGGAAAGCAAGTTTGTAAAACACCAGATTAAGGAATCTAATGCCGACCTTGCCATGATGCAACGCTTTTTCCTCAATTTCTGGCTAGAGCGTGACGAGTTGAACCCTGAAAATGCATGGACGCATTACCTTGGTGCAGTGCAACTGGTGAACGAGCAATTTGGCGCACCGGGTACCAAAGGAAAAAAAGGTTATCAGACTGATATGGGCTACGTTTTCCTGAAATATGGACCACCAAATACAATCACCGACCGACCTTTTGATGCAAGTACATCAGGTATGACCATCAATTCAGGCGGTTCAGAGGGAAATGATGCAGGCAGTGTTCCTTACCAAATCTGGCATTATTATGCCTTGAACAACCTTCGTGATCGTAAATTTGTGTTTGCCAATACGAATCTGGCACTTTTCGACTATAAGCTGATCCACTCCAACATGCCCGGTGAAATTCAAAACGAAAACTGGCAGGCTGAACTTCACTACCGCTTTAAATTTGACAGTACAATGCCCGAAACCGACAAATACAAAGGGAAATCTGGGGACTATTACAACAATCCGAGGTAA
- a CDS encoding T9SS type A sorting domain-containing protein has product MRKILLVLLLLPVLLSAQSPTRSIAVAGSLLTVEEPISRPGQAGYEFQEMIHHGHYDMERVLDFDSLNMAFLGNWPMGLSYSLHYSGMENIFLVGSGGGVIVVDLSDPYNPEQISVVKSRSLVDAIDYDPETKRLYLGAYFSGAEIWDMTEITAPVRLARIPTESYPRGGIFADGNLLYVMSVADGIYIYDISDLNNIPKIGHYPIPSSTLIWNSAKDGDLMFCAANNSCRIVDVSDPYNPQMVGAVAGLTSGVAAAGGKLYQVSYNFGLKIWNVSNPSSPQLLGQLPLTGSPVRVDIKGNHAFISSNTTNPGGGVRIIDVSDPTNPQEISTYTDYAEYIAVGDNVVAYTGGSVCSYLDISNLSDPQMTAIMKLPTWTNNVCVNGNLAFTGSNGFRVFDITDKSNPVQTGYHETAGDLVAVSGDLAVYIPKSMTAANPVNIMDISDPANPFKRGHYTAPVMTYDIVLKDHYAFIACWWDGFRVVDFSNPDAPTLAAHTFGWVNGAEPGVEYCFVQALDIEGDYLYLIDYQPFEDQDTKGLYIFDISNPENPVFVHRFATLNAKGKDLSIQGNFAYIADDLGGMEVIDITDKNNPSIAGYVYTPDAATAIDVDGNYAYVANYILGGVQLVDISFPANPFVAGYYKPSGVFALGVTIHGSNAYIADGIAGFQIYDNLIITDINEAEKIPAPLIRVFPNPASTKAEIVFNVDKTTFCEASILDIHGKTVCTLYKGSVTAGNKKFEWDGQSSSGSYLPNGLYLVNIQLDDVIHNSRLILIR; this is encoded by the coding sequence ATGAGAAAAATTTTACTCGTATTGCTTTTACTGCCAGTGCTTCTTTCGGCACAATCACCAACCAGGTCAATCGCTGTTGCAGGAAGTCTGTTGACCGTGGAAGAACCAATTTCCAGACCGGGGCAAGCCGGCTATGAGTTTCAGGAAATGATCCATCATGGTCATTATGATATGGAACGGGTTCTGGACTTTGATTCGCTGAATATGGCTTTCCTGGGAAATTGGCCGATGGGATTAAGTTATTCACTTCATTACTCCGGGATGGAAAATATCTTTCTTGTGGGTTCGGGAGGTGGGGTAATCGTGGTAGATCTTTCAGACCCATATAATCCTGAGCAAATTTCGGTCGTTAAAAGCAGATCACTGGTAGATGCAATTGATTATGATCCGGAAACGAAAAGGCTTTATCTTGGTGCTTATTTTTCCGGAGCTGAAATCTGGGATATGACCGAAATCACTGCCCCTGTCAGGTTAGCCCGCATCCCTACCGAAAGCTACCCGCGAGGAGGAATTTTTGCTGATGGTAATTTACTATACGTGATGTCGGTGGCCGACGGGATTTACATTTACGATATCTCAGACCTGAATAATATTCCAAAGATTGGCCATTACCCGATTCCATCGTCTACATTGATCTGGAACTCAGCCAAAGACGGCGACCTGATGTTTTGCGCTGCCAACAACAGTTGCCGGATCGTGGATGTGTCAGATCCCTACAACCCTCAAATGGTGGGTGCTGTAGCAGGGCTTACATCCGGAGTTGCTGCTGCCGGCGGCAAATTGTACCAGGTCTCCTATAACTTTGGGCTAAAAATCTGGAATGTCAGCAATCCGTCTTCACCGCAGCTTCTTGGGCAGTTACCCTTGACCGGGTCTCCGGTAAGGGTGGATATAAAAGGAAATCACGCTTTCATTTCAAGTAACACCACAAATCCGGGAGGTGGCGTGCGAATTATTGATGTTTCTGACCCGACAAACCCACAGGAAATTTCAACCTATACCGATTACGCCGAATATATTGCTGTTGGCGATAATGTGGTTGCTTACACCGGTGGAAGCGTTTGTTCCTATTTGGATATCAGCAACCTTAGCGATCCTCAAATGACAGCCATCATGAAACTACCTACATGGACCAACAATGTGTGCGTGAATGGTAATCTGGCTTTTACAGGCAGCAATGGTTTCAGGGTGTTCGACATTACCGACAAATCAAACCCGGTTCAGACCGGTTACCATGAAACCGCCGGAGATCTTGTCGCAGTCTCGGGCGATCTGGCTGTTTATATTCCCAAAAGTATGACTGCTGCAAATCCTGTGAATATTATGGATATTTCCGACCCCGCAAATCCATTTAAAAGAGGACATTATACTGCTCCGGTAATGACCTATGACATTGTACTGAAAGACCACTATGCTTTTATCGCATGCTGGTGGGATGGTTTCAGGGTTGTTGATTTTTCAAATCCCGACGCCCCGACACTTGCAGCCCACACCTTTGGATGGGTCAACGGCGCTGAGCCCGGCGTTGAATATTGCTTTGTTCAGGCGCTCGACATTGAGGGTGATTATTTGTACCTGATCGATTATCAGCCATTCGAAGATCAGGACACCAAAGGGCTTTACATTTTCGACATTTCCAATCCTGAAAATCCGGTTTTTGTCCATCGTTTCGCCACACTTAACGCCAAGGGAAAGGATTTAAGCATTCAGGGAAATTTTGCTTACATTGCAGATGATCTTGGCGGGATGGAAGTCATTGACATCACTGATAAAAATAATCCCTCCATTGCAGGATATGTTTACACACCGGATGCCGCCACAGCAATCGACGTGGATGGTAATTATGCTTATGTGGCAAATTATATCCTCGGAGGGGTTCAATTGGTTGACATCTCATTTCCGGCCAACCCTTTTGTTGCAGGATATTACAAGCCATCCGGGGTATTTGCACTCGGGGTGACCATCCACGGCTCAAACGCCTACATTGCCGATGGTATCGCCGGTTTTCAGATTTATGATAACCTGATCATTACAGACATTAACGAAGCCGAAAAAATACCAGCACCATTGATCAGGGTTTTTCCAAATCCGGCATCAACTAAGGCAGAAATCGTTTTTAACGTCGATAAAACCACTTTTTGTGAAGCCTCCATTTTAGACATTCATGGAAAAACTGTCTGCACACTTTACAAAGGATCGGTTACAGCAGGGAATAAAAAATTTGAATGGGATGGGCAAAGTTCTTCCGGATCTTATTTACCAAACGGTCTTTACCTGGTCAATATCCAATTGGATGATGTCATCCATAATTCAAGGCTCATTTTAATCCGGTAA
- a CDS encoding radical SAM protein, which yields MTPIEELHHCRICPRNCGADRFSQKLGYCRSDASFYISSICVHRGEEPPISGVNGICNIFFGHCNLQCMYCQNHQISMNHQPENAQKMTLEEVLQEILKCLNAGCKGVGFVSPGHFVPQVKIIINALRMMNINPIFVYNTNGYDKVETLRSLESCIDVYLPDYKYFDPELSRKYSDAANYPEIVKAALKEMYRQKGSTLLLDDDGLAVRGILIRHLVLPGHVDNSIGVLRNIAEEISTSLSISLMSQYHPTKHVRNITPINRTLYNDEYRKVVDEFYNLGLHRGWIQGLESNENYRPDFDQEHPFES from the coding sequence ATGACGCCAATAGAAGAATTGCACCATTGCCGGATTTGTCCACGAAACTGTGGTGCTGACAGGTTTAGCCAGAAGTTGGGATATTGCAGAAGCGATGCATCATTCTATATTTCATCCATTTGCGTTCACCGTGGGGAGGAACCTCCGATCAGCGGTGTAAATGGGATTTGTAATATTTTTTTTGGCCATTGTAACCTTCAATGCATGTATTGCCAGAATCATCAGATCAGCATGAACCACCAACCCGAAAATGCTCAAAAAATGACGTTGGAGGAGGTTTTGCAGGAAATTCTGAAGTGTTTGAACGCGGGATGCAAGGGGGTGGGGTTTGTTTCCCCCGGCCATTTCGTCCCACAGGTGAAAATTATCATCAACGCATTGAGGATGATGAATATAAATCCTATTTTCGTTTACAACACCAATGGCTACGACAAGGTGGAGACGCTCCGTAGTCTTGAATCCTGTATTGATGTCTATCTGCCTGATTACAAATATTTTGATCCGGAGTTGTCCCGAAAGTATTCAGATGCAGCCAATTATCCGGAAATCGTTAAAGCTGCATTGAAAGAAATGTACCGCCAGAAAGGTTCAACCCTTCTCCTCGACGACGACGGCCTTGCCGTGCGTGGAATATTGATCCGTCATCTGGTGCTGCCAGGTCATGTGGACAACAGCATCGGTGTACTCCGAAACATTGCCGAAGAAATATCAACTTCTCTTAGCATCTCCCTGATGTCGCAGTACCACCCGACAAAACATGTCAGAAATATCACTCCCATCAACCGAACGCTTTACAATGATGAATACAGGAAGGTGGTGGACGAATTTTACAATCTCGGACTGCATAGGGGATGGATTCAGGGTCTCGAGAGCAATGAAAACTACCGTCCAGATTTTGATCAGGAGCACCCGTTTGAATCGTAA
- a CDS encoding T9SS type A sorting domain-containing protein, with protein sequence MRNLLLLIALAITLSLPLTAQEVHSPKIVRKAAYADKTPPLRDMKIIVPGERKRAWKDGVIGNKSVKMIPEPPENAATAMYNDLQESMGPMSSRGPIVSIPGIGNVNGVYPPDTDGAVGPNHYFQMINLSFAIWDKQGTKLYGPVDNSTLWEGFIGPWTGSNDGDPIVLYDVNADRFVASQFAVERPNGKSYQVVAVSATGDPLGEYYRYAFEFDDFNDYPKMSTWHDGYYCSFNFFGDGFIGGGVAAFERDKMLVGDPDARMIFFGYFEDKYSLLPSDVDGQMPPSDAPNYIATMNAFSSRQFEIYEFKADWDNPENSTYQLGVSINPGFFNPSIDGIPQPGTSGTLDALSQMLMYRLPYRNFGTYESMVANHTVNVSGRAGIRWYEFRKQPGGAWSIYQQGVYAPNDGLHRWMGSIAMNAAGTIALGYSVSGSSDVYPSIRYTGRPADAPLGQMTYDEVEATTGFGTQTQFSRWGDYSCMNVDPVYDSVFWFTQEYMNFSWKTRIVAFDFGPVQLPEVYAGPDGYVCQDTFYYVNGSAQYAQSWQWTTSGDGFFITPNNLYSPYLRGSQDLANGHVYLKLTAQGYGQGLFVSDSLLLNITYRPTVHAGNDTTIHTSAVYLTNPQVVNYSAVYWTTSGDGVFGNPTDLQTIYTPGTGDITAGMVKLTLDAAPLSPCSFGKTDDMMLFLDASVSIGEPVVKPMMMITPNPTEGAFDILLNGFKKDGEIQVYNMDGAVIFTEKIDLGRMSTNPTRSFDFRYMPKGIYLVKINSGSQTQSEKVIIQ encoded by the coding sequence ATGAGAAATTTACTTCTGCTGATCGCACTCGCAATCACTCTTTCCCTTCCACTTACTGCCCAGGAAGTACACTCACCCAAAATCGTCCGTAAAGCAGCCTATGCTGATAAAACACCACCCCTCAGAGACATGAAAATCATCGTCCCCGGTGAGCGAAAACGCGCCTGGAAAGACGGTGTTATCGGGAATAAATCGGTTAAAATGATCCCTGAACCGCCCGAAAATGCGGCAACCGCTATGTATAACGATCTGCAGGAATCAATGGGACCAATGAGTTCACGTGGACCCATCGTGAGCATACCCGGCATTGGAAACGTTAATGGTGTTTACCCTCCCGATACTGATGGCGCCGTTGGTCCAAATCATTATTTCCAGATGATCAACCTTTCATTCGCCATCTGGGATAAACAGGGGACAAAGCTATACGGACCGGTTGACAACAGTACCTTGTGGGAAGGGTTTATCGGGCCCTGGACAGGCTCGAATGATGGCGACCCCATCGTACTTTATGATGTAAATGCCGACAGGTTTGTCGCATCACAGTTTGCCGTCGAGCGTCCTAATGGAAAATCTTACCAAGTCGTCGCTGTTTCAGCCACTGGCGACCCGCTTGGCGAGTATTACCGCTACGCCTTTGAATTCGATGATTTTAACGATTACCCAAAAATGAGCACCTGGCACGATGGGTACTATTGCTCGTTTAACTTTTTCGGAGATGGGTTTATCGGTGGCGGAGTAGCTGCATTTGAACGTGATAAAATGCTGGTTGGTGATCCCGACGCCCGGATGATTTTCTTTGGTTATTTTGAAGATAAATACAGCCTGCTGCCAAGCGATGTGGACGGCCAGATGCCTCCTTCAGATGCGCCGAACTACATTGCTACCATGAATGCATTCAGCAGCAGACAATTTGAGATTTATGAATTTAAAGCCGACTGGGATAATCCTGAAAATTCCACCTATCAATTGGGTGTTTCAATTAATCCCGGCTTTTTTAATCCAAGTATTGACGGAATACCTCAACCTGGAACAAGCGGCACTTTGGACGCACTGAGTCAGATGTTGATGTACAGATTACCATATCGGAACTTTGGAACCTACGAGTCAATGGTGGCCAACCATACGGTGAATGTAAGCGGTCGTGCCGGTATCAGGTGGTATGAGTTTCGCAAGCAGCCGGGTGGAGCGTGGAGTATTTATCAGCAGGGTGTATATGCCCCTAATGATGGCCTGCACCGCTGGATGGGCAGTATCGCAATGAATGCCGCCGGAACCATTGCGCTTGGTTACTCAGTTTCGGGAAGCAGCGATGTTTATCCCTCAATCCGATACACCGGAAGACCAGCTGATGCTCCACTTGGACAGATGACCTATGATGAAGTGGAGGCTACCACGGGGTTTGGCACACAAACCCAATTTAGCAGATGGGGAGATTATTCCTGTATGAATGTTGATCCGGTGTACGACTCAGTTTTTTGGTTTACCCAGGAATACATGAATTTTAGCTGGAAGACGAGAATTGTTGCGTTTGATTTCGGACCTGTGCAACTTCCCGAAGTTTACGCCGGACCTGATGGTTACGTGTGTCAGGATACATTTTATTACGTAAATGGATCGGCGCAATATGCCCAATCATGGCAATGGACTACCTCAGGTGATGGTTTCTTTATCACCCCCAACAATTTGTATTCTCCTTATCTGAGGGGCAGCCAGGATCTGGCCAACGGACATGTTTATCTGAAACTCACTGCGCAGGGTTATGGTCAGGGGCTTTTTGTCTCCGACAGTCTTTTACTCAACATAACCTACCGTCCTACAGTTCACGCCGGAAATGACACCACTATCCATACAAGCGCCGTTTATCTTACAAATCCGCAGGTTGTTAACTATTCTGCTGTTTACTGGACCACCAGTGGCGATGGCGTTTTTGGTAATCCCACTGATCTCCAGACAATTTATACTCCTGGTACAGGAGACATTACTGCAGGAATGGTAAAGCTGACACTTGATGCTGCTCCGTTGTCGCCATGCTCATTTGGCAAAACCGATGATATGATGCTTTTTCTGGATGCTTCGGTTAGTATAGGTGAACCTGTGGTAAAACCTATGATGATGATTACCCCCAACCCGACCGAAGGGGCCTTCGACATCCTGCTGAATGGGTTTAAAAAGGACGGAGAGATTCAGGTTTACAACATGGATGGAGCCGTGATTTTTACTGAAAAAATTGATTTGGGACGAATGAGCACGAATCCAACCCGTAGTTTTGATTTCAGGTACATGCCCAAAGGTATTTATTTGGTGAAAATCAATTCTGGAAGCCAAACCCAAAGTGAAAAAGTGATCATACAGTAA
- a CDS encoding SoxR reducing system RseC family protein → MFKTTETSESIDSNIDELQTENINLITHSGFITEIDHDVIRVAIIAESACSSCHAKGFCSVADQKEKVIEARNRKPTNLKVGDQVQVTMKKSLGLRAVLYGYFLPFIMMIITLLTSYELTGKQGIAGIFALMVLVPYYFVLYLLKDKLKSQFEFEVKS, encoded by the coding sequence ATGTTCAAAACAACCGAGACATCAGAAAGCATAGATTCCAATATTGATGAATTACAGACTGAAAACATCAACCTCATTACACATAGCGGATTCATTACCGAAATTGACCATGATGTGATCAGGGTGGCTATCATTGCCGAATCTGCCTGTTCATCCTGTCATGCCAAAGGTTTTTGCTCTGTAGCCGATCAAAAGGAAAAAGTAATTGAAGCACGCAACCGCAAACCAACCAACCTTAAGGTTGGAGACCAGGTGCAGGTTACAATGAAAAAATCATTGGGTTTGCGGGCTGTTTTGTACGGGTATTTTTTACCATTTATCATGATGATTATCACTTTACTCACATCTTATGAACTTACAGGTAAACAAGGGATTGCGGGTATTTTTGCCTTGATGGTCCTCGTGCCTTACTACTTTGTTTTATATCTGTTAAAAGATAAACTCAAATCCCAGTTTGAATTTGAAGTAAAGTCTTAA
- a CDS encoding SDR family oxidoreductase gives MNIVVTGASRGIGFAVVKRLAQSGNHKIVGLARDGKKLDQLKLECLSLNPDAEIFPVTFDLSTTDFEKGLSQILQSFSSVDILINNAGWLVNKPFIEMTDEDFDNTFNVNVKSVFKISQLLLPYFNKPAHIVNISSMGGVQGSSKFPGLSLYSAAKGAVAVLTEAMAEELKKSEIRVNCLAFGAVQTEMLQAAFPGYTAPLQPDEMARFVADFALTGHQFFNGKILPVSLSTP, from the coding sequence ATGAATATCGTCGTAACAGGCGCAAGCCGGGGGATTGGTTTTGCTGTGGTTAAAAGATTAGCCCAATCTGGCAATCACAAAATAGTTGGACTGGCCCGGGATGGCAAAAAACTTGATCAACTCAAACTGGAATGCTTGTCGTTGAATCCCGATGCAGAGATTTTCCCTGTTACATTCGATCTCAGCACAACCGATTTTGAAAAGGGACTTTCACAAATTTTACAAAGCTTTAGCAGTGTAGATATTCTGATCAACAACGCGGGATGGCTGGTGAACAAACCTTTTATTGAAATGACCGATGAGGATTTTGACAACACTTTTAATGTGAATGTCAAATCGGTTTTTAAAATTTCGCAGCTGCTCCTCCCCTATTTCAATAAGCCGGCTCATATTGTAAACATCAGCAGCATGGGTGGAGTACAGGGAAGTTCTAAATTTCCCGGTTTGTCGCTTTACAGCGCAGCCAAAGGAGCTGTTGCCGTGCTCACCGAAGCGATGGCTGAGGAATTGAAAAAAAGCGAAATCCGGGTCAATTGTTTAGCTTTTGGCGCCGTGCAAACGGAGATGCTCCAGGCTGCTTTTCCCGGCTATACAGCTCCTCTGCAGCCTGATGAGATGGCAAGGTTTGTAGCCGATTTTGCACTGACCGGACACCAGTTTTTCAACGGAAAAATATTACCTGTTTCCTTGTCAACACCCTGA